The segment CCCAGAGCTTCCATTCCCAAACTACAGTATAGCCCCAATTTGCCGAATTAGTACCAACTCCTGTTGGTTTAACCTCAACAATTTTTTCAGAATAAAATGTACTGGCAGATGAAGATCCTGCCTGTGTTGCCTGTGTTGCTGTTTTGGTTTCATAAGAAATAAACATTACGTTACCATTTGGCATTGGCAATATATCATGGTGCATTTGTGTTGTTGTTGACGAATAAGTCATTTCCCAAACCACTGTTCCGTCCCATCTTACTTTTTGAATTTTACCGGTAACACCACCAGAACCAGGTGCTCCTGTGGCTTTATATGTAGATGTTCTTACCAAAGTATCTCCCGGTATCAGATATGTTGAGTATGCGTTTTTTGCAGTTGAGGGAAATGTCCATGTTTTATATACAACAGGTGTATTTGCTGTATCAATTAAATAAGCCTGAGTTCCGTTTTTTGTAGCATACAAAGTATACAAACCCCATTGCTGTGCAATAGTATTAAAAGGAAAAGACAACAGAGTTACCAATACTGTTATCATAATTTGAAGTAAATAAATCTTTTTGGTCATATTTGGTTAGAATTAAATTTTACAAATTTTCACGTTACAAATATATTTTTAGCCCTGAAAGTATTTGTCATATAATTTGGTAAAAAAGTTATAAAATTATGACCTAAAAAGTTTAGGTTTATTTGATATAAAATATTTACTATTTAGTTGTTTTTATGTAACTTATCTGACTACACATAACCTAATAAGCAAAAAAGTCGCCAAACATTTAAAGTTGGCGACCTTATCTTTTAAATAATTATTTAGCCCTTTATTGCAATTCTTTTTCTATAAATTTTACATTACTCTCTAATCTGGTAAGAGCATCTATAACAATAATCATATGATAAGATAAAAATTCTTTATTTTCCCAGGTAATTGATTTTCCATCTTGCTTCTCAGGTTCAAGATTATAGTCAACATCAAGCAGTTTGTTTGCAAGTGTTTTTAACTCTAAACTGCTATTTTCTGAAGACAACAAAGCTTCCCTAAAAGATTTTACTTTTACTTTTAACTCATCAAGTGATGAATATTTTTCGTCATTAATTAAAATTCTTGATGCAACATCACTGTTGTCGATCCCATAAATTGAATTATTCATTTTTTCAATTTTACCATTACCAGAGATTTCTAATATTTCGCTTTTTAACATTTCAATAAAACTACAAAGTTCTTTTCCTTTCTTAATCACTTCGGCATTTTTGCCATTATTTTCTTCATTTGAATAAAGCAAAATAACTTTATTAAGGTTAGAATAATATTGCTTTTCAAAACTTCTTAAAACAGACCCGCTCACATTAATAGATAACATTGAACTATATACTGCTAAAAATATTAATCCAAACATTATTCCCATAAAATTTATCATCGAATAGTTTTTATCTTTTCTTGTTTGAATAATGTATACAGGAAGAAATAATATAAACGGTATTGGTATTCCTATTAATAACAACAAACCAGCTCCAGGCCAGTGTAAAACTTTAAATAAGGCACTTATAAAAACAATGAAGAATACAATAAAACTAACAACGTACAATAGACCATATTTTTTCCCAGTACTGTTTTTATAACTCTGGTAAAGTCCAACTGGTAAAAATACAAAGCAAAACAAAAACACTGCTAAAACAAGAAATATATTTGCACCAGGCCAATGCTGTACTTTACACATTGAACCTAAAAACATTAAGTTTGCACTTGCAATTCCTGATATATAAATGAACTTTTTCATAGTTTTTAAATTTAAAGGTTTGTGTTTCTAATAATTAATTTATCTAAAGCAATAGATTCGCTATACCGAATACTGGTTTGTAATTCTTTTAATTTACTTATCCCTTGAATTAATGAACTATCATAAAAGTTATAAATATCCCATGGTTCTGGCTCCCCATGATTATAATTAACAGAAAAATTGAAAAAACTATTAAGTTGCTCAATAAATTTTTTATCATTACTAAACTTTTCAATCATCATATATTTAAATTCTGTTAACTTTTGTTTTAATACAATGGCTTCTCCAGTTCCCCTTTCGCCTATCATATAAAGAAAAACAACATCTGTATTGTCTTTGTATTTAATGTTTTCTGGATTTTTTAAAAGCTCTGCTAAACTTTCTTCATCAATATTATCTATTACAGTTAATAATTTAATTTGAATATTATCAATATAATGACACAATTCATCAGCTGTTTTTTTAATTTTTACTGCGTTAGCTTTTATGTCAAGAGTATCTGTCATATTCTCAATTTCTGTGTATAAATCTAAGTTCTTTTTTATTAAATAGTCATTCAATATTTCCTGATTGTTTGCCTGATTTGTAAAACCATTCATAACATTACTTGACACATTTAAAGCAATCAGTGAAGTAAAAAGAATTAAAAACATAAAAATCGTAATAATATACACAAATTGTCCGGTAATTTTTCCTTCAAGTTGTATTCTTCTCCATGTAAAAAGAGGTAGAAAAACAGAAATTAAAAGAAATGCCCCAAATAACATTAGAACAGATGCCCCCGGCCAATGAAACATTTTAAACATATTTGAGAAGCCATATATTATTATCGACAACGCACCAAGAATATAAATTAATTTATCTTTTCTGGATTTTGCTTTTTTTATATGCACTATTAACAATGTAGGAAGAAATAATAACAATATAAAAAGATAACCAATCATTATCATTATACCAGATCCGGGCCAATGCATTATTTTATACATTACACCTATCATAAAAATCATGCCTCCTAATAAAGCAGCAATGTGCAAAAACAGATTTTGTTTTTTATTTGCATACACAAAATTTGTAAAAACTGCCAGTGGAAAAAACACCATAAATAAAGTGGTAAAACCTGTCACAAATCCTATACCTGAGCCAGGCCAGTGCATTATTTTGAACACTGTTGCGAGTCCAAGTAAAATCAAAGAAATTATCCCGGTTACTTTCATTGTTGTTTTCATAAGCCTGTATTTTTTATCGATTAATAATTTAGTATTTTCTTCAACTTTTTTTAAAGCAGAAATACCTGCCTGCATCTTAACCTTTTCATATGCTTGTTTAAAATTATCTCCTTTACCCATCAGATTCTCTATCTCGCAACAAATATGATCTACCAGATCATCCGGCAAATGAGAAAATGTTATTCCTGCCAACTGTACGTCGGCAACAATAATATCTACCTGATGTTTATCGAGCAAGCACATATTCTAATCCGAAATTTGGTTTTAACAATGTTCTCAATGTATTTACAAACTCTTCAAGTTCTGCAATTTTTTCTTGTGCTGTACTTTTTCCAGTTTCGGTTAAAGAATAATAAATTCTGTTTCGGTTATTTATTATTTCTGCTTCTGTAACTACTGCACCATCCTGTTCTAATTTATGCAGAATTGGATAAAGTGCCCCAAAAGTAAGTTCAATTTTACCTTTTGATAATTCTTTTACTGACTGTGTTATTTCATAACCATACATTCTTTTATTTTCCGATAATAACTTAAGAATTATTGGTTTTAGGGTGCCTTTTAATAAATCGTTTGATGCCATTTTGCGTAAATTTTATGAATATTAAACGCACAAATATATATAAGTATTTTATATATACGACGAATATTTATATAATTTTTTATAAAACAAGTGTATAATGCTGTTATTCAGGCATATTAATTTTACGGTGAAAAATTATTTTTGCACAGAGCCCATTATAGGAGACTCTGTGAGAAATTAAAAAACAGATGTAATTCCCGGCATGCCCAGAAATCTATTTTATTAAAGTGAGTTCGATATATATACAATTATTTAAATGTCTCTCCATTACAGAACAACCTAATTGTCATACGAGCAAAACGAAGAACTTTCTCACCGACGGTAATCTATTTGTCAAAATATAGATTTTGCTTCGCAAGAAAAGTGTTCTTCTCTACTCTGCCGCGGCAGACAGAATGACAAATTATATCGAACTAACGTTAAACTAATGCTTCTAGTAGTTCTCGATTGAACTCACCATCGCGGTCAATGTCATTGACTTAAGAAAATTTAATTTTGTTAATCCATTTGCTTACTTCTCGATACGCTTTGCTACTCGAAGTTGCAAATAGAAATTGTTCCTCAGCCGCTCTGCGGCTGAGGAACAAGCTAGAATGCTAGTTCGAGTTCAATCGAGAACTACATGGAGTTTTAGCTTAAGTCAATGACATTGCCGTCGCGGTGGACGCTCAGCATATCAATTTTTACAAATTTCTAGCTAACCGAAATCCAAGATCATCAATTTTAAACGAAGTTGGGTGACTACGTCTGCGATTGGTAGCAAGGCAACCTCTTTCTTCATCATTCCAACCACCACCGCGAAAAATCCGGTACGAACCATAAACAGACTCATCATAAATATCGGAGCACCATTCCCAAACATTTCCTAACATATCAAACAATCCCCACGAGTTTGGTTCTTTCAATCCAACATCATGCGTAGTTTTTTCGGAATTTTCTTTATACCATGCAATATTATTTATGTTTCCATATCTTATTTCTGAAGTACCTGCTTTGCATGCATATTCCCACTCAGCTTCTGTTGGCAACCTGTAACCATTTGCTAAATGATTAAATAATATTTCTTCGTTACTATTTAAAGTATAACATTGTTTTAGTCCTGATTTATCAGAAAGTAAATTGCAAAATATTACTGCATCTTTCCACGATACTGTTTCAACTGGTTTTTTATTTCCCTTAAAATAGCTTGGAGATTCTTTAGTGACTTCAAAATATAATTCCTGAGTAACAGGATATTTTGCCAGTAAAAATGGCTTTATCTCAACTGTCCATTTAGTTTTTATCCTGTCATCTCGTAATACAATCTTTCCTTCGGGGATTTCTACCATTTGATAATTTATTGTATTAATTGTTAGGCTTTCCATTCTGCACGATGTTTTGGATGGTAATGTTAGCACCTTCTTTTATTTTTGCTTTATTGTCCAGTATGTTTCAAGTGATAGACTATATGGCCTCCATTTCCCAAAGTATCCTTCTACGTCACGATAAAATAGATTGAATTTGTCAGAAAGTGATTTATTACAGCTTATTATTTGATCTATTTCAGTTAAAGATCCACCTCTATCTGACAATTCAAATTTTTCTTCAGGATATGTTTTAGAAATTTCTTGAAGAATTACAGATTTTAAACTATCTTCCTTTTCTAAACAGGTTGTTGTACCTTCCTTACATTTATATGTAAAATCGAATTCGCCTTCAAACTCAGACCAATTGGGTGAAGGTGTCATAATAAGTGTGCTGTCCAATAAAATCTTTGCTCTATATTCTCTTGCTTCTGTTAGTGAAATAAATTTGATTGTTTTACTATAAGCAGTTTTTAGTTTTCCGTAAAACTTCCTTAATTTATTTGAGTCAAAATAAAAATATCCTTTTCTAGAAACTATCTCTGAACAATTTAGATTTATTGCAAAACTTTCGATTATTTCTCCATTTTTACAAACCGAAATGTCGTAATGATAGCCACAAGCATATTGTTTACCTGGTATATCAAAAACCCAATCCTTTTTAAATTGATTTAAGATTGAAATATCATTTGTGTAAAATTCACCAAGACTATCTTTTAAGGAATTTCTGTCACTTTCTGAATATGTCCCAATTATATAATAACCACCATTATTAAAATTGTAATTTTCAAAAAATGCAGTTTGTCCAAATGATATAATTGTCATAAATAGTAAGACAATATTTATTGTTAGAGTTTTCATAAAGTTGGTGTCAACAGTCGAAGTAACAAAGCAACGAATATTTGCCTGCAGTCTGCCACTCCGCTGCGGCAAAGGATTGTCAAACCGCAAATAGGTTTCAAGTAGTATTTTTTTGTCATATTGTTATTACTGCCTGTATGGTTTTAGTTGGTATTAAGTACAGTTATTAGTATTTGTTTTCTATTTACTATCTATAAAAATAAATCAAAGGCTCCTCCTCCTTGTACCATTTTCCGGGTTTAAAATAAATATGATATTTACTATAAAAAAAGGAATAATCCCGTTTAACGCCATCAGTAAGCATCATATAAGTCTTCTCGTCTTTAAGTGCTGATATCATTTGTTCTCTGCTAAATTCAATTGAATCCGGAATTGAATGAGGAAATTTCAATTCGTAATGTGTTCCATAATCATAATCCTCTTCACGCACTAACAGCCATGTACCAGCAAGTTCAGGGTAGTTAATCCCATACCTTTTCATAACATTTAAAATACTATCGTTGAAGTTCGTTCTTAGATACTTTTCTTTGAAATACCCGGGTTCGGATCTTAAAGGCCTGTAAAAAACCAAAGTATCATTAACAAGTTCTGCTGGATAAGCATATATATCATCTTTCGTACCAACGTGCAAATAACCAGAATCAAGAAAATAGTGAACCGGTGTATATGCCTGTATCGGATAATTGACCTGATACATGGAGTCATCTTCAAAAACCAAGTCGTACTTTGTATATGAATC is part of the Bacteroidia bacterium genome and harbors:
- a CDS encoding PadR family transcriptional regulator: MASNDLLKGTLKPIILKLLSENKRMYGYEITQSVKELSKGKIELTFGALYPILHKLEQDGAVVTEAEIINNRNRIYYSLTETGKSTAQEKIAELEEFVNTLRTLLKPNFGLEYVLAR
- a CDS encoding formylglycine-generating enzyme family protein, whose translation is MVEIPEGKIVLRDDRIKTKWTVEIKPFLLAKYPVTQELYFEVTKESPSYFKGNKKPVETVSWKDAVIFCNLLSDKSGLKQCYTLNSNEEILFNHLANGYRLPTEAEWEYACKAGTSEIRYGNINNIAWYKENSEKTTHDVGLKEPNSWGLFDMLGNVWEWCSDIYDESVYGSYRIFRGGGWNDEERGCLATNRRRSHPTSFKIDDLGFRLARNL